Proteins co-encoded in one Nitrospinota bacterium genomic window:
- a CDS encoding TusE/DsrC/DsvC family sulfur relay protein gives MPYFELNGVKYETTAEGYLLDLNQWNDDVARFLAKAEGLGELTGPHWEIILFLRWFYREYAISPMVKILMKELEKKYGSAKASRQHLYQLFPLGPAKQGTRIAGLPKPPDCIDG, from the coding sequence ATGCCGTATTTTGAGCTGAACGGAGTGAAATACGAAACGACCGCCGAGGGGTACCTGCTCGACCTTAATCAATGGAACGACGATGTTGCCCGTTTTCTGGCGAAGGCGGAGGGGCTGGGCGAACTGACCGGCCCGCACTGGGAGATCATCCTTTTTCTCCGCTGGTTCTACCGCGAGTACGCCATCTCGCCGATGGTGAAAATACTGATGAAGGAACTGGAAAAGAAGTACGGTTCCGCAAAGGCGAGCCGCCAACATCTGTATCAGCTTTTTCCGCTCGGCCCCGCCAAGCAGGGAACCCGCATCGCCGGGTTGCCGAAACCGCCCGACTGTATCGATGGCTGA
- the gltA gene encoding NADPH-dependent glutamate synthase has product MADLSSKERMAIPFVHMPLNPGEKRIHNFDEVPIGYTAEQAMQEARRCIQCKKPGCIGGCPVGINIPAFLELIEEGKFAEAAKKIRETNFLPAACGRVCPQDKQCQAVCVVGKKTDPVGIGNLERFAADWERTHGTFTAPVIPAPTGKRVAVIGSGPAGLTAAYELRMRGHEVVVFEAFHRGGGVMVYGIPRFRLPLEIIDQDIRMLENMGVQFVYDMIIGNVLSLDDLLIAEKFDALFIGTGAGLPKMLGIPGENSNGVYSANEYLTRIYLMQANDFPRYVTPIEQGKRVGVIGAGNTAMDTLRTAKRMGSEVTCYYRRTRDEAPARTEEVEHAEQEFLNWKWLHNPVEIIADANNNVKAIKCEKMKLSDPDSSGRRKPIGTGEFVTDEIDTIVFSLGCDVNPIIPATDKEIRINKWGIVMVDRDTNMTTKEKVFAGGDVVTGGSTVILAMGQAKTAALNMHKYLMGEIRWDTGKIPTDPNAPGIVWEGKTK; this is encoded by the coding sequence ATGGCAGATTTAAGTTCAAAAGAAAGAATGGCGATTCCGTTTGTCCATATGCCGCTGAACCCCGGCGAAAAGCGGATACATAATTTTGACGAGGTTCCCATCGGCTACACCGCCGAACAGGCGATGCAGGAGGCCAGGCGTTGCATCCAGTGCAAAAAGCCGGGCTGCATCGGCGGCTGCCCGGTCGGCATCAACATCCCGGCCTTCCTCGAACTGATCGAAGAAGGCAAGTTCGCGGAGGCGGCCAAGAAGATACGCGAGACCAACTTCCTCCCGGCCGCCTGCGGCCGCGTCTGCCCGCAGGACAAGCAGTGCCAGGCCGTCTGCGTGGTGGGCAAAAAAACCGACCCGGTCGGCATCGGCAACCTCGAACGTTTCGCCGCCGACTGGGAACGGACCCACGGCACATTCACCGCGCCGGTCATCCCGGCCCCCACCGGCAAGCGGGTGGCGGTCATCGGCTCCGGCCCGGCCGGCCTCACCGCCGCCTACGAGCTTCGCATGCGCGGCCACGAGGTGGTGGTATTCGAAGCCTTCCACCGCGGCGGCGGCGTGATGGTCTACGGCATTCCGCGCTTCCGCCTGCCGCTTGAGATCATCGACCAGGACATCAGGATGCTCGAAAACATGGGCGTGCAGTTCGTCTACGACATGATCATCGGCAACGTGCTTTCGCTGGACGACCTGCTGATAGCCGAGAAGTTCGACGCGCTCTTTATCGGCACCGGCGCCGGCCTCCCCAAGATGCTCGGCATCCCCGGCGAGAACAGCAACGGCGTCTACAGCGCCAACGAATATCTCACCCGCATCTACCTGATGCAGGCAAACGATTTCCCCCGCTACGTCACCCCGATAGAGCAGGGCAAGCGCGTGGGAGTCATCGGCGCGGGCAACACCGCGATGGATACGCTCCGCACCGCCAAGCGGATGGGCAGCGAGGTGACCTGCTATTACCGCCGCACCCGCGACGAGGCCCCGGCCCGCACCGAGGAGGTGGAGCACGCCGAGCAGGAGTTCCTCAACTGGAAGTGGCTGCACAACCCGGTCGAGATCATCGCCGACGCGAATAACAACGTAAAGGCCATCAAGTGCGAAAAGATGAAGCTCTCCGACCCCGATTCGTCCGGCCGCCGCAAGCCGATCGGCACCGGCGAATTCGTCACCGACGAAATCGACACCATCGTCTTCTCGCTCGGCTGCGACGTGAACCCGATCATCCCGGCCACCGACAAGGAGATACGGATCAACAAGTGGGGCATCGTGATGGTGGACAGGGATACCAACATGACCACCAAGGAAAAAGTCTTCGCCGGCGGCGACGTGGTCACCGGCGGCTCCACCGTCATCCTGGCGATGGGTCAGGCCAAGACCGCCGCCCTGAATATGCACAAGTACCTTATGGGCGAAATCAGGTGGGATACCGGCAAAATCCCGACCGATCCCAACGCCCCCGGCATCGTATGGGAAGGAAAAACCAAGTAA
- a CDS encoding glycosyltransferase family 39 protein gives MIKETSREHVNFGGARSLPDKSGFGLMLIILFGLAMRLYGLGFQDIRYDEAAAYLTGTAAPAPLNPSLHGGHPPLYYQVIYFWTRLHESVWFARLFEALCGTAVIAAVHALAMRAAGRKAALFAAFVQAASPFAIFHSREAGTDAFAQLLVVIALLALERYMDTGHTRAALAALTAQLLAVFTTYAALPLIPAMLIAVYVRRNNQPGLWGEWLALQGLFLAPAAVWLYAVFESQLITAIDGLGLWSSAPGPHAIFVFINTLVYGYFTQNIPAWLPTLPLIVLAAAGMADAAGRRVAIYFFLPLLLLAVGMNGEIVPRHLLAFTPVLAALAGAGFAVLNFTPLRAATAVWVAAGLCAGAAGYYANDRHAAAPDAVRKEFSRAADYLDRRLKAGETLYHASQNSTAPMAALRPGRWRHQWLAAGGQAPAGGDMGIDMITAQPYGGGPALPAWVLYTPGDAPPYHGTEAAALRHRIERSAAPAEAARFGDIILIRYIPYETGRLDMLEGESGGMRLFTDRDTGEEFPANYQTLRSAFAGTLLRLSPDGALEITTAYPEAALALTVVGGYPLLPAAGTGEEFTPAPDGYMNGFCLKAAVSPERAATLTLTTDAPTGDYRLFARVLHGGQKAALQAFVARRSVTAQPVIPPASQTGWEWVNLGTVSYDGFNPFSIRATAMDGQPAEAAVQSFFLIPAEGGRLYRKTFVLHKGGQFRFDAPPRGLPLTAFVTDDARGETLAAALAR, from the coding sequence ATGATCAAGGAAACCTCGCGGGAGCACGTCAACTTCGGCGGCGCGCGCTCCCTGCCGGACAAATCCGGGTTCGGCCTCATGTTAATCATCCTGTTCGGTCTCGCCATGCGGCTGTACGGGCTCGGCTTCCAGGATATCCGGTACGACGAAGCGGCGGCCTATCTGACCGGCACCGCCGCCCCCGCCCCGCTCAACCCGTCGCTCCACGGCGGCCACCCTCCCCTGTATTACCAGGTCATTTACTTCTGGACGCGCCTGCACGAGTCGGTCTGGTTTGCCCGCCTGTTCGAGGCGCTCTGCGGCACCGCCGTGATCGCCGCCGTCCACGCGCTGGCGATGCGGGCGGCCGGACGCAAGGCGGCGCTGTTCGCTGCATTCGTGCAGGCGGCTTCGCCGTTCGCCATCTTCCATTCGCGCGAAGCGGGTACCGATGCCTTCGCGCAGTTGCTGGTTGTCATCGCCCTGCTGGCGCTGGAACGCTACATGGACACCGGCCATACCCGCGCCGCGCTCGCCGCGCTTACCGCGCAACTGCTGGCGGTTTTCACCACCTACGCGGCGTTGCCGCTGATACCGGCCATGTTGATCGCCGTTTATGTCAGGCGCAACAACCAACCCGGACTCTGGGGGGAGTGGCTGGCGCTGCAAGGGCTTTTCCTGGCGCCGGCGGCGGTGTGGCTTTATGCCGTGTTTGAAAGCCAGCTCATCACGGCCATTGACGGCTTGGGCCTCTGGTCATCCGCTCCCGGCCCGCATGCAATATTTGTTTTCATCAATACGCTGGTGTACGGCTACTTCACGCAAAACATCCCCGCGTGGCTGCCGACGTTGCCGCTCATCGTGCTGGCCGCGGCCGGAATGGCTGATGCCGCGGGGCGGCGGGTGGCCATTTACTTTTTCCTGCCCCTGCTCCTGCTGGCCGTCGGCATGAACGGCGAGATAGTACCGCGCCACCTGCTGGCATTCACCCCCGTTCTCGCCGCCCTGGCGGGGGCCGGTTTCGCCGTTCTCAACTTCACCCCCCTTCGCGCCGCCACCGCCGTATGGGTGGCGGCGGGACTCTGCGCCGGCGCGGCCGGCTACTACGCCAACGACCGCCATGCCGCCGCTCCGGATGCCGTCCGCAAGGAATTTTCCCGCGCCGCCGATTATCTTGACCGGCGGTTGAAGGCCGGGGAAACGCTGTACCACGCCAGCCAGAACTCCACCGCGCCGATGGCCGCCCTCCGCCCCGGCCGTTGGCGGCACCAGTGGCTTGCGGCCGGCGGCCAAGCGCCAGCCGGCGGCGATATGGGCATAGACATGATAACCGCGCAACCGTACGGCGGCGGCCCGGCGTTGCCGGCCTGGGTTCTCTACACCCCCGGAGACGCGCCCCCATACCACGGCACGGAAGCCGCGGCGTTGCGCCACCGTATCGAGCGTTCCGCCGCGCCCGCGGAAGCGGCACGTTTCGGCGACATCATCCTTATCCGCTATATCCCATACGAAACCGGCCGGTTGGACATGCTGGAAGGGGAAAGCGGCGGCATGCGGCTTTTCACCGACCGCGACACGGGCGAAGAGTTCCCCGCGAACTACCAAACGCTCCGTTCCGCCTTTGCGGGAACGCTCCTCCGCCTGTCGCCCGATGGCGCGCTGGAAATCACCACCGCTTATCCCGAGGCGGCGCTGGCGCTCACGGTCGTGGGAGGCTATCCGTTGCTCCCCGCCGCCGGAACCGGCGAGGAATTTACCCCCGCGCCGGACGGTTATATGAACGGTTTTTGCCTCAAGGCTGCGGTATCGCCGGAGCGCGCCGCCACGCTTACGCTGACCACCGATGCTCCCACCGGCGATTACCGCCTTTTCGCCCGCGTCCTGCACGGCGGGCAAAAGGCGGCGCTTCAGGCATTCGTTGCACGGCGAAGCGTGACGGCACAACCGGTCATCCCCCCCGCTTCCCAAACCGGCTGGGAATGGGTAAACCTCGGAACCGTGTCTTACGACGGCTTCAATCCATTTTCCATCCGGGCCACCGCCATGGACGGCCAACCGGCGGAGGCCGCGGTGCAATCGTTTTTCCTGATACCGGCCGAGGGAGGGAGGCTGTACCGCAAAACCTTTGTCCTGCATAAAGGGGGGCAGTTCCGCTTCGACGCCCCGCCGCGCGGCCTGCCGCTAACGGCATTCGTGACCGACGATGCCCGCGGAGAGACGCTCGCGGCGGCGCTTGCCCGCTGA
- the bamD gene encoding outer membrane protein assembly factor BamD: MKRMIAAAAACLLIGACATDEHKQEMENFNDGNSFFAKEKFDPSQKSYQRLLDEAPDSPFRIHALLGSADAYYLQKEYIASAPIYARFVELYPQDEFTPQALFYEGMSYYQDMVSLKRDQTNAEKALGIFEEFVRKYPMHFATPFALDKISALNDRLAEKEFEVARFYFNTTAYISCIGRVDRMLEKWPATRFKADALLLKGKSYLAEEAFDKGKTVLRQVAADFAGTGAGKEAAALLAKP, from the coding sequence ATGAAACGGATGATTGCCGCCGCGGCGGCCTGCCTGCTGATCGGCGCCTGCGCCACGGATGAGCACAAGCAGGAAATGGAAAATTTCAACGACGGAAATTCCTTTTTCGCCAAGGAGAAGTTCGATCCCAGCCAGAAGTCCTATCAACGGTTGCTGGACGAAGCGCCGGACAGCCCCTTCCGCATCCACGCGCTGCTCGGCTCGGCCGATGCATACTACCTGCAAAAAGAATACATCGCTTCCGCGCCCATCTACGCCCGTTTCGTGGAGCTCTATCCGCAGGACGAGTTCACCCCGCAGGCGCTCTTTTACGAGGGGATGAGCTATTACCAGGACATGGTGTCGCTGAAAAGGGATCAGACCAACGCCGAAAAGGCGCTTGGGATTTTTGAGGAGTTCGTCCGGAAATACCCGATGCACTTCGCCACGCCGTTCGCCCTCGATAAAATTTCCGCCCTTAACGACCGCCTGGCGGAAAAGGAGTTTGAGGTGGCGCGTTTTTATTTCAACACGACCGCCTACATCTCCTGCATAGGCCGGGTGGACCGCATGCTGGAAAAATGGCCCGCCACCCGCTTCAAGGCGGATGCGCTCCTGCTAAAAGGAAAATCATATCTTGCCGAGGAAGCGTTCGATAAAGGCAAGACCGTGCTGCGCCAGGTGGCGGCGGATTTTGCCGGCACCGGCGCCGGCAAAGAGGCCGCCGCGCTCCTTGCCAAGCCCTGA
- a CDS encoding XRE family transcriptional regulator — MRKTKAAGNVFSDIGFHGEEAANLLIRAQLMTVLAKFMEENELKQERAAKLFGVTQPRISDLKRGKIKLFTVDTLIEMLSKAGLGVAVKISRHQKKAA; from the coding sequence ATGAGAAAGACCAAAGCGGCGGGCAACGTGTTCAGCGACATCGGTTTCCATGGAGAAGAGGCGGCAAATTTGCTAATTCGCGCCCAATTGATGACAGTGCTGGCGAAATTCATGGAAGAAAATGAACTGAAACAGGAAAGGGCGGCAAAGCTTTTTGGTGTCACTCAACCCCGGATAAGCGACCTCAAGCGGGGCAAGATCAAGCTGTTCACCGTGGACACCCTTATCGAAATGCTCTCAAAGGCGGGGCTTGGCGTGGCGGTGAAAATATCGCGCCACCAGAAAAAAGCGGCTTGA
- the rlmN gene encoding 23S rRNA (adenine(2503)-C(2))-methyltransferase RlmN — protein MTPVNLKDLTFAQIDELAGAMGQPRFRAKQIRGWLYAKNAVDIASMTNLPKDFREQLAATHTAKGLATAARRTAADGTIKYLFALDDGLTVETVYIPEEKRNTVCVSTQVGCKFQCAFCATGTMGFSRNLTPAEILNQVIEARRGAGEVTNVVFMGMGEPLDNFDAVTRAAEIMHHPEGFNIGARRITISTVGLPPQIDRLGKTGLKTNLAISLHAADDAVRSRLMPVNKKYPVAAIMKACARYPLQHGRKITMEMILFDGVNDRPGDAQALIRALRGVQAKVNLIRFNPVAGAELRPSPREQVEKFQKALMAADIDCTIRISRGGEIDAACGQLKTATSP, from the coding sequence ATGACGCCGGTCAACCTTAAAGACCTCACCTTCGCGCAAATCGACGAACTGGCCGGGGCCATGGGGCAGCCGCGGTTCCGCGCGAAGCAGATACGCGGTTGGCTGTACGCCAAGAACGCGGTCGATATCGCCTCCATGACCAACCTCCCGAAGGATTTCAGGGAACAGCTGGCCGCCACGCACACCGCCAAGGGGCTGGCCACCGCCGCCAGGCGGACCGCGGCGGACGGCACGATCAAGTACCTCTTCGCGCTGGACGACGGCCTGACCGTGGAAACGGTCTACATCCCCGAAGAGAAGCGGAACACCGTCTGCGTTTCCACCCAGGTGGGGTGCAAGTTTCAATGCGCCTTCTGCGCCACCGGCACGATGGGCTTCTCGCGCAACCTTACCCCCGCCGAAATCCTGAACCAGGTGATCGAGGCGCGGCGCGGCGCGGGCGAAGTCACCAACGTGGTTTTCATGGGAATGGGGGAACCGCTGGATAACTTCGACGCGGTGACGCGGGCGGCGGAGATTATGCATCATCCCGAGGGGTTCAATATCGGCGCGCGGCGGATTACCATCAGCACCGTCGGGCTGCCGCCGCAAATAGACCGGTTGGGGAAAACCGGATTGAAGACGAATCTCGCCATCTCGCTGCACGCGGCGGACGACGCGGTGCGGAGCCGCCTGATGCCGGTGAACAAAAAATACCCGGTGGCGGCGATCATGAAGGCCTGCGCCCGCTACCCGCTGCAGCATGGGCGGAAGATCACGATGGAGATGATACTCTTCGACGGGGTGAATGACCGTCCCGGAGACGCCCAAGCCCTCATCAGGGCGTTGCGGGGCGTACAGGCGAAAGTCAATCTTATCCGCTTTAATCCGGTGGCCGGGGCCGAACTGCGCCCCAGCCCGCGCGAACAGGTGGAGAAATTCCAGAAAGCGCTCATGGCCGCCGATATCGATTGCACCATCCGGATAAGCCGGGGCGGGGAGATTGATGCGGCTTGCGGTCAGCTTAAAACAGCCACTTCCCCCTGA
- a CDS encoding alanine racemase, translated as MPVTAAGPSAAALAAAARLAPTPFYCYDAAAIRARYAALKAALPGGWNLFYAAKANPNVAVLRLYRALGAVAECASAGEMLACHRAGFKPENMALSGPVKTERELALVKRRGIRMVHAETVEELAALEKLGRRVNVALRVNIDLHMAPKKAGRVMTGGKDKFGFSPAEAARLLAGRGMFRNVVFCGFHMYMGTQVKTPAAWIGGARAFVRYVAAASRAHGFWPIYINFGGGLGIPYKEGDAEFDLKKFGAGLKRLAAEAARDGHLSQATFQIEPGRWLMGPCGAYVMTVQSVKDMRGARFALTDGGIHHALFPFRISREFPAELVKGKGGKPVPQILGGPLCTTLDQSDLPVRLPPLRAGDVIAIRNSGAYGYGTGMHYFLSHPLPAEILKDGGRYFLIREASPSGHIFRHQVHSRLKK; from the coding sequence ATGCCGGTGACCGCCGCCGGGCCGTCCGCCGCCGCGCTTGCCGCCGCGGCCCGATTGGCTCCAACCCCTTTCTACTGTTATGACGCCGCGGCCATCCGCGCCCGCTACGCGGCGTTGAAAGCGGCCCTGCCGGGCGGCTGGAACCTTTTTTATGCCGCGAAAGCGAATCCGAACGTGGCGGTGCTCCGGCTCTACCGCGCGCTGGGAGCGGTGGCCGAATGCGCCAGCGCCGGCGAAATGCTTGCCTGCCACCGGGCCGGATTCAAGCCGGAAAACATGGCGCTTTCCGGGCCGGTGAAGACGGAGCGGGAGTTGGCGCTGGTCAAGCGGCGCGGCATACGCATGGTGCATGCCGAAACGGTGGAAGAACTCGCCGCGCTGGAGAAGCTGGGGCGGCGGGTGAACGTCGCGCTCCGGGTAAACATAGACCTGCACATGGCCCCGAAAAAAGCGGGCCGGGTGATGACCGGCGGCAAGGACAAGTTCGGTTTTTCCCCCGCCGAGGCGGCCCGTTTGCTGGCGGGGCGGGGGATGTTCCGCAACGTCGTTTTCTGCGGCTTTCACATGTATATGGGGACGCAGGTAAAGACCCCGGCGGCGTGGATCGGCGGCGCGCGGGCCTTTGTGCGCTATGTGGCCGCCGCCAGCCGCGCCCACGGCTTCTGGCCGATTTACATAAACTTCGGCGGCGGCCTGGGCATCCCCTACAAAGAAGGGGATGCGGAATTCGACTTGAAAAAATTCGGCGCGGGACTCAAGCGGCTGGCGGCCGAGGCCGCGCGTGACGGGCATTTGTCGCAGGCCACATTCCAGATAGAGCCGGGGCGCTGGCTCATGGGGCCGTGCGGGGCCTATGTGATGACGGTGCAATCGGTGAAGGATATGCGCGGCGCGCGCTTCGCCCTCACCGATGGCGGAATACACCACGCGCTTTTTCCGTTCCGCATAAGCCGCGAGTTTCCCGCCGAACTGGTGAAAGGGAAGGGCGGCAAACCGGTGCCGCAGATATTGGGCGGGCCGCTGTGCACCACGCTGGATCAAAGCGACCTGCCGGTGCGCCTGCCGCCGCTGCGCGCGGGGGACGTGATCGCCATCCGCAACAGCGGAGCGTATGGTTACGGCACCGGAATGCACTATTTCCTCAGCCATCCGCTGCCGGCTGAAATCCTCAAGGATGGCGGGCGCTATTTCCTTATCCGGGAAGCGTCGCCCTCCGGCCACATTTTCCGGCATCAGGTTCATTCCCGTTTGAAAAAGTGA
- a CDS encoding amidohydrolase, which produces MKDFLRPAQKEIRALAPAITGINRRIFEKPELNFQEHYAAGQLCAALEAEGFKIRRGAGKLKTAFEAVWRGSRKAPVIAVLAEYDALPNIGHACGHNMIAAAAFGAATAAKRLLGKNCGTLKVIGTPAEEGGGGKLYMVKGGWFKGVDAAIMTHPANHTRTVARMLAVQELEFQYFGKASHAAAHPELGVNALDAVIALFNGVNAMRQQTPNFSRVHGIVSHGGDAPNIIPEYAAAKFFVRGITMKDFRFMMAKVMDCARAAAKATGARLKVVKGGLAYEPFEPNRTMGKIHSSHFQRIGMKESGIPENEEIGSSDIGNLSQVVPCLHPEFAVSEPHIVNHSREFLKAVVGKRGEDQMLKAATAMAATVCVLMSDPKLIPAVRKEFEESKRRNG; this is translated from the coding sequence ATGAAGGATTTTTTACGCCCCGCCCAAAAAGAAATCCGGGCGCTCGCCCCGGCCATCACCGGCATCAACCGGCGCATCTTTGAAAAGCCGGAGCTTAATTTCCAGGAGCACTACGCCGCCGGCCAGTTGTGCGCGGCGCTGGAAGCCGAGGGGTTCAAAATCCGGCGCGGCGCGGGCAAGCTGAAAACCGCGTTCGAAGCGGTCTGGCGCGGAAGCCGGAAAGCGCCGGTCATCGCCGTGCTGGCTGAATACGACGCGCTGCCGAACATCGGCCACGCCTGCGGCCACAACATGATAGCCGCCGCCGCGTTTGGCGCCGCCACCGCCGCCAAACGCTTGCTGGGCAAAAACTGCGGCACGCTCAAAGTCATCGGCACTCCCGCCGAGGAAGGGGGCGGCGGCAAACTCTACATGGTCAAAGGGGGCTGGTTCAAAGGGGTCGACGCCGCCATCATGACCCACCCGGCCAACCACACCCGCACCGTGGCGCGAATGCTCGCCGTGCAGGAGCTGGAATTCCAGTACTTCGGCAAGGCGTCGCACGCCGCCGCGCATCCCGAACTGGGGGTCAACGCGCTCGACGCGGTGATCGCGCTGTTCAACGGCGTCAACGCCATGCGGCAGCAGACGCCGAATTTCTCCCGCGTCCACGGCATCGTCAGCCACGGCGGCGACGCGCCGAACATCATCCCCGAATACGCCGCCGCGAAATTTTTTGTCCGCGGCATCACCATGAAAGATTTTCGATTCATGATGGCGAAAGTGATGGACTGCGCCCGCGCCGCCGCCAAGGCCACCGGCGCCCGCCTGAAAGTGGTGAAAGGGGGCCTCGCCTACGAGCCGTTCGAGCCGAACCGGACGATGGGAAAAATACATTCCTCCCACTTCCAGCGGATCGGCATGAAAGAGAGCGGCATACCCGAAAACGAGGAGATAGGGTCGTCCGACATCGGCAACCTCTCGCAGGTGGTGCCGTGCCTCCACCCCGAATTCGCGGTGAGCGAACCGCACATTGTGAACCACTCCCGCGAATTCCTGAAAGCGGTGGTGGGCAAGCGCGGTGAAGATCAAATGTTGAAGGCCGCAACCGCGATGGCGGCGACCGTTTGCGTCCTGATGAGCGACCCGAAACTCATCCCCGCCGTCCGCAAAGAGTTCGAAGAAAGCAAGCGCCGCAACGGCTGA
- a CDS encoding B12-binding domain-containing radical SAM protein → MTDTVQTAKSTSLLDFKPGEKKPLLALIALYSFESLGIRYVAASVREAGFEVTEIFFEDFKRNEFQYPKPDDLGSLISLLREKGVDIVGISLRSSYAKLAEIVTREIHARLALPVIWGSTHPTIMPDQSIGICDALCRGEGEAPMAELMRRLHAGKDISTVPGFWFRKAGGAVIKNEIGAYVDLDAIPDPDFGAPGKHYSKDGVWREGDPQKNEGAFIAISSRGCPHCCTFCTNTFFLKANPKYLRIRSVDRIIAEIKRAREVMPDIKRVKFYDDLFATNKKWTDEFVGKYRREVGLPFDALLNPQHVTETLLEKLKRAGMTLVEMGIQNGSERVSNEIYDRRLGNDKLRNAVRILHESGLRVHYDLIIDNPLETTQDKRDCFEFMLDIPRPYSLFILSLTHFPGTPLTERLLAEGRITKDQVEGYTDKSLFQWEVSLTHERPAEDKFWLALLSLLTKDFVPKGLIRWFSRRAFLMRHPAPLVAFAWLVNVFKLAGLAVTMYREGSLTWQMVRRHANIRRLAVK, encoded by the coding sequence ATGACGGATACCGTGCAAACCGCAAAATCAACTTCGCTGCTGGACTTCAAGCCCGGCGAAAAAAAACCGCTGCTGGCCCTTATCGCGCTCTACAGCTTCGAGTCGCTCGGCATCCGCTATGTCGCAGCTTCGGTGCGCGAGGCCGGTTTTGAGGTGACGGAAATTTTCTTCGAGGATTTCAAGCGCAACGAATTCCAATATCCAAAGCCGGACGATCTCGGCTCCCTCATCAGCCTTCTGCGCGAAAAAGGGGTGGACATCGTCGGAATATCGCTCCGCTCCTCCTATGCAAAACTGGCCGAGATCGTCACGCGCGAAATCCACGCGCGGCTGGCCCTGCCGGTAATTTGGGGGTCCACGCATCCGACCATCATGCCGGACCAGAGCATCGGCATCTGCGACGCGCTCTGCCGCGGCGAGGGAGAGGCGCCGATGGCGGAGCTGATGCGCCGCCTGCACGCCGGGAAAGACATTTCAACCGTTCCCGGCTTCTGGTTCCGGAAGGCTGGCGGCGCGGTTATCAAAAATGAAATCGGCGCCTACGTTGACCTTGACGCGATACCCGACCCGGATTTCGGCGCGCCGGGCAAGCATTACAGCAAGGACGGCGTCTGGCGCGAAGGGGATCCCCAAAAAAACGAGGGGGCCTTCATCGCCATATCGTCGCGCGGCTGCCCGCACTGCTGCACGTTTTGCACCAATACTTTCTTCCTGAAGGCGAACCCGAAATATCTCCGCATCCGGAGCGTCGACCGGATCATCGCCGAGATCAAGCGGGCGCGCGAAGTAATGCCCGACATCAAGCGGGTAAAGTTCTACGACGACCTTTTCGCCACCAATAAAAAGTGGACCGACGAGTTTGTGGGTAAATACCGCCGCGAGGTGGGGCTTCCCTTCGACGCGCTGCTGAACCCGCAGCACGTCACCGAAACGCTGCTGGAAAAACTCAAGCGCGCCGGCATGACGCTGGTGGAGATGGGGATACAGAACGGCAGCGAACGGGTATCCAACGAAATCTACGACCGCCGCCTCGGCAACGACAAGCTCCGCAATGCCGTGCGCATCCTGCACGAAAGCGGGCTGCGGGTACACTACGACCTCATCATCGACAACCCGCTGGAGACCACGCAAGACAAGCGGGACTGCTTCGAGTTCATGCTGGACATCCCCCGCCCCTACTCGCTCTTCATCCTTTCGCTCACCCACTTTCCCGGCACCCCGCTCACCGAGCGGCTGCTCGCCGAGGGCAGGATAACGAAGGATCAGGTGGAGGGATACACCGACAAATCGCTCTTCCAGTGGGAAGTGAGCCTCACGCATGAGCGCCCGGCCGAAGACAAGTTCTGGCTGGCGCTGCTGTCGCTGCTCACGAAGGACTTTGTGCCGAAGGGGCTGATCCGCTGGTTTTCACGCCGCGCGTTCCTGATGCGGCATCCCGCGCCGTTGGTGGCCTTCGCATGGCTGGTGAACGTCTTCAAGCTGGCGGGGCTGGCCGTGACGATGTACCGCGAGGGATCGCTCACCTGGCAGATGGTGCGCCGCCACGCCAACATCCGGCGCCTCGCCGTCAAGTAA